From the genome of Nakamurella flavida, one region includes:
- a CDS encoding HNH endonuclease family protein, whose amino-acid sequence MRHSLRRAAVTAAVLALLLAGCTGTGSVPAPTPGGAAPSTGAAALVAPSGPAAEALAGLAVADRAPSTGYSRDAFGQRWADVDRNGCDTRNDVLARDLTDVVFRAGSACVVASGVLADPYTGAAMPFLRGDGTSDDIQIDHVVALAAAWRTGAQSWDEPTRTAFANDPLNLLAVDGDANQAKGDSDAASWLPPAATERCPYVARQIAVKQRYGAWVTPTERDAMTAVLIGCPGEALPGSPGLTPTPSTSSTAVPTTAPVAGCLIKGNINGDGERIYHLPGSRSYDETRIDTDRGERWLCTEQDAVDAGWRAPRT is encoded by the coding sequence GCTGGCCGGCTGCACCGGGACCGGGTCGGTTCCGGCGCCGACCCCCGGGGGTGCGGCACCCTCGACCGGCGCCGCGGCACTGGTCGCCCCCTCCGGCCCGGCGGCGGAGGCGCTGGCCGGGTTGGCCGTCGCCGACCGGGCGCCCTCGACGGGGTACTCCCGGGACGCCTTCGGGCAACGCTGGGCCGACGTCGACCGCAACGGCTGCGACACCCGCAACGACGTGCTGGCCCGGGATCTCACCGACGTGGTGTTCCGGGCCGGATCGGCGTGCGTCGTCGCGTCGGGCGTCCTGGCCGACCCGTACACCGGGGCCGCGATGCCGTTCCTCCGGGGTGACGGCACCAGCGACGACATCCAGATCGACCACGTCGTCGCGCTCGCCGCGGCCTGGCGCACCGGCGCCCAGAGCTGGGACGAGCCCACCCGCACGGCGTTCGCGAACGACCCGCTCAACCTGCTCGCCGTCGACGGTGACGCCAACCAGGCCAAGGGCGACAGCGACGCGGCCTCCTGGCTGCCGCCGGCCGCGACGGAACGCTGCCCGTACGTCGCGCGGCAGATCGCGGTGAAGCAGCGGTACGGGGCCTGGGTCACGCCGACCGAGCGCGACGCGATGACGGCGGTGCTGATCGGGTGCCCGGGCGAGGCGCTGCCCGGATCACCGGGCCTGACACCTACCCCGAGTACCTCGAGCACGGCCGTCCCGACCACGGCCCCGGTGGCCGGCTGCCTGATCAAGGGGAACATCAACGGCGACGGCGAACGGATCTACCACCTGCCCGGGAGCCGCTCCTACGACGAGACCCGCATCGACACCGACCGGGGCGAGCGGTGGCTCTGCACGGAGCAGGACGCCGTGGACGCGGGCTGGCGTGCCCCCCGCACATAG
- a CDS encoding SDR family NAD(P)-dependent oxidoreductase, protein MTGAQRPPATTHPAVLVVGASRGLGAAVVEEYAGRGAQVVATVRGDAPTPVQEVADRAGGAVEIEHVDISRPGEISDLARRLGGRRFDLLFVVAGIQLAAADASAASSSDADFTAMMITNVLGAIRAVEELGELVDPAGTIAVMSSGQGSITNNTTGGFEIYRATKAALNQLMRSYAARRAGEARTLLLMAPGWVKHRTGRGGCAVDRPGQHPAARRHRGRLARAHRTALPGPERGHPPLVTGAGVPSRRDGLPRFGPGGVEQSAMDRLGNQRIADARLTDWRKLAQGLAARFVLDGPGAAPAFVSEIHAVAEDVVAHADVRLARGVVDIALCTRVDGRWVTDRDVELARAISAVAAARGARPAPAEVTQLELALDTVREEAVAPFWAALLTGSTDNRVYDSVFDPTDRIPSAWFQRTDLPGPVPQRWHFDLWLAPEAAAGRIAAAVAAGGTVVDDAGAPAFTVLADADGNRVCVCTSLGRG, encoded by the coding sequence ATGACCGGTGCGCAGCGACCGCCCGCGACGACCCACCCCGCTGTGCTGGTCGTCGGCGCGTCCCGCGGCCTGGGGGCAGCGGTCGTCGAGGAGTACGCCGGCCGGGGGGCCCAGGTGGTGGCCACCGTGCGCGGCGACGCCCCGACCCCGGTGCAGGAGGTGGCCGATCGGGCCGGTGGTGCGGTCGAGATCGAGCACGTCGACATCTCCCGGCCGGGGGAGATCTCCGATCTCGCCCGGCGGCTGGGCGGGCGGCGGTTCGACCTGCTCTTCGTGGTGGCCGGCATCCAGCTGGCGGCGGCCGACGCGTCCGCGGCGTCGTCGAGCGACGCCGACTTCACCGCGATGATGATCACCAACGTGCTCGGGGCCATCCGCGCCGTGGAGGAACTCGGCGAGCTGGTCGACCCGGCGGGGACGATCGCCGTGATGTCCTCCGGTCAGGGCAGCATCACGAACAACACCACCGGCGGGTTCGAGATCTACCGGGCGACCAAGGCCGCGCTGAACCAGCTGATGCGCAGCTACGCCGCCCGCCGCGCCGGGGAGGCGCGCACCCTGCTGCTCATGGCGCCGGGGTGGGTGAAACACCGGACTGGGCGGGGCGGGTGCGCCGTTGACCGTCCAGGACAGCATCCCGCCGCTCGTCGACACCGTGGACGCCTGGCGCGGGCGCACCGGACTGCACTTCCTGGACCGGAACGGGGACACCCTCCCCTGGTGACCGGGGCGGGTGTCCCGTCCCGCCGCGACGGCCTTCCCCGGTTCGGGCCCGGGGGCGTAGAACAGTCGGCCATGGACCGACTCGGGAACCAACGGATCGCCGACGCCCGGCTGACCGACTGGCGCAAGCTCGCCCAGGGCCTCGCGGCCCGCTTCGTGCTGGACGGTCCCGGGGCCGCGCCGGCGTTCGTGTCCGAGATCCACGCCGTCGCCGAGGACGTGGTCGCCCACGCCGACGTCCGGCTGGCCCGGGGGGTGGTGGACATCGCGCTGTGCACCCGGGTCGACGGGCGCTGGGTGACCGACCGGGACGTCGAGCTGGCCCGGGCGATCAGCGCGGTCGCCGCGGCCCGGGGTGCGCGTCCCGCGCCGGCGGAGGTCACCCAGCTCGAACTCGCGCTGGACACCGTGCGCGAGGAGGCCGTGGCACCGTTCTGGGCCGCCCTGCTCACCGGGTCGACCGACAACCGGGTGTACGACAGCGTCTTCGACCCCACCGACCGCATCCCCAGCGCCTGGTTCCAACGCACCGATCTGCCCGGTCCGGTGCCGCAGCGCTGGCACTTCGACCTCTGGCTGGCGCCGGAGGCCGCGGCGGGCAGGATCGCCGCGGCCGTGGCGGCGGGCGGCACCGTCGTGGACGACGCGGGCGCTCCGGCGTTCACCGTGCTGGCCGACGCGGACGGCAACCGGGTGTGCGTGTGCACCTCGCTCGGGCGGGGGTGA